In one window of Oncorhynchus gorbuscha isolate QuinsamMale2020 ecotype Even-year linkage group LG23, OgorEven_v1.0, whole genome shotgun sequence DNA:
- the LOC124010866 gene encoding ATP synthase-coupling factor 6, mitochondrial-like, which yields MALHKLFRLSSLFRSAVSLTLRRNIGLSAVLFNRATDLDPIQKLFLDKIRDYSTKSKAAAGGIVDAGPSYEKGVSEEITKLQRLYGTGDLTKFPDFKFTEPQLQEVAK from the exons ATGGCGCTTCATAAACTATTCCGTCTGTCCTCGCTGTTCCGCTCCGCCGTGTCATTGACACTGCGCAGGAATATCGGCCTGTCTGCTGTTCTCTTCAATCGGGCCACGGACTTGGACCCTATCCAGAAACTATTCCTAGATAAGATCCGCGACTACAGCACCAAGAGCAA gGCTGCAGCAGGTGGGATTGTTGATGCAGGCCCCTCTTACGAaaagggtgtctcagaggagatCACCAAACTACAGAGGTTATATGGGACCGGTGATCTCACCAAATTCCCTGACTTCAAATTTACAG AGCCCCAGCTGCAGGAAGTGGCCAAGTGA